From one Gossypium hirsutum isolate 1008001.06 chromosome D08, Gossypium_hirsutum_v2.1, whole genome shotgun sequence genomic stretch:
- the LOC107919370 gene encoding nitrate regulatory gene2 protein has product MGCTASKLDNEEIVRRCKDRRRLMKEAVHARHHLASAHADYCRSLRVTGSALASFAAGEPISVSDETPAVLLHPPNPSPPPANPTTPRVPPSPSPSLHPPPPPFFPSPSPSPSPTIACSKLPHILSGSSVSSPVPAPNRRRPRKIPPKLPHILSESSLSSSPRSSKSGFSNHVFPTAYPANSTYSATPSQASSVWNWENFYPPSPPDSEFFDQKVQQRKQPHHLDSNYPEDTEDTETEKSEYDFFRPQKLNHRYNISSGNAKSNFDEETEREEVHCSEWGDHDHDRFTTTSSSDEEGYDDVASRSEIGARDSFRSSRRGESEKLHHLRQTPPPVQPQPRQHMYGSAAGNKMDDKSEDAGLSAGGYGTGAMMDMTMVVRHKDLKEIVDAIKENFDKAAAAGDQVSEMLEISRAQLDKSFRQLKKTVYHSSSIFSNLSSSWTSKPPLAVKYRLDATALNEPGGSKSLCSTLDRLLAWEKKLYEDVKAREGVKIEHEKKLSALQNQEYKGEDEAKINKTKASITRLQSLIIVTSQAVSTTSIAIIGLRDSNLVPQLVEICHGLRYMWGSMHQYHEVQSNIVQQVRGLINRSVKGDSTSELHRQATRDLESAVTAWHSSFCRLIKFQRDFLCSLHGWFKLSLLPLSNDNVDGNADPSGVYAFCDEWKLALERVPDTVASEGIKSFINVVRVISAKQTEELKIKKRTENASKELEKKASSLRNIERKFYHSYSMVGIGPPDSGSDHGPVLDARDPLSEKKSELAACQRRVEDEMMRHAKAVEVTRAMTLNNLQTGLPGVFRALTSFSGVFTEALDSVCSRSYHIK; this is encoded by the exons ATGGGTTGTACGGCGTCAAAGCTAGACAATGAAGAGATCGTAAGGCGGTGCAAGGACCGGCGACGCTTGATGAAGGAAGCCGTTCACGCTCGACATCACCTAGCCTCGGCTCACGCCGACTACTGCCGCTCTCTTCGCGTAACCGGCTCGGCTCTCGCCTCCTTCGCGGCCGGTGAGCCTATTTCCGTCTCCGATGAAACCCCTGCCGTTCTTCTCCACCCTCCCAACCCATCTCCTCCACCAGCCAATCCCACCACTCCACGTGTCCCTCCATCTCCCTCCCCTTCCCTGCACCCTCCCcctcctcctttctttccttccccttccccttctcCTTCTCCGACTATAGCTTGCTCGAAACTCCCTCACATACTCTCCGGTTCTAGTGTCTCATCTCCGGTGCCCGCGCCCAATCGTCGTCGGCCACGTAAGATACCCCCGAAACTCCCTCACATTTTGTCCGAATCGAGCCTTTCTTCTTCTCCTCGAAGCTCGAAATCTGGGTTTTCCAACCACGTTTTCCCTACAGCTTATCCAGCTAATTCCACGTACTCAGCCACTCCTTCCCAAGCTTCTTCCGTTTGGAACTGGGAAAATTTTTACCCTCCCTCACCACCAGACTCCGAATTCTTTGACCAAAAAGTACAACAACGAAAGCAACCTCATCATTTAGATTCTAACTACCCTGAAGATACGGAAGATACCGAAACGGAAAAATCAGAATATGATTTCTTCCGTCCACAAAAGCTGAACCACCGTTACAACATCAGTTCCGGTAATGCCAAGAGTAATTTTGACGAGGAAACGGAAAGAGAAGAAGTGCATTGCAGCGAATGGGGGGACCATGATCATGATCGTTTTACTACAACGAGTTCATCGGATGAAGAGGGATATGATGACGTGGCATCCAGATCCGAGATCGGGGCCCGCGACAGTTTCCGGTCTTCGAGGAGAGGGGAGTCGGAGAAGTTGCATCATCTTCGTCAGACTCCTCCGCCGGTACAACCTCAGCCACGGCAGCATATGTACGGATCAGCCGCAGGTAATAAAATGGATGATAAGTCGGAGGATGCAGGATTGTCTGCGGGCGGTTATGGAACGGGCGCTATGATGGATATGACGATGGTTGTTAGGCATAAGGATTTGAAAGAGATCGTTGATGCGATCAAAGAGAATTTCGATAAGGCTGCCGCCGCCGGAGATCAAGTTTCCGAGATGCTTGAGATCAGTAGAGCTCAGCTTGATAAAAGTTTCAGGCAGTTGAAAA AGACAGTATATCATTCAAGTAGCATATTCAGTAACCTGAGCTCAAGCTGGACTTCAAAGCCGCCGTTGGCGGTGAAATACCGACTTGACGCGACCGCCCTCAATGAACCGGGCGGTTCAAAGAGCCTTTGTTCTACTTTGGACCGGCTCCTTGCTTGGGAGAAGAAACTCTACGAGGACGTTAAG gCTAGAGAAGGAGTAAAGATTGAGCATGAGAAAAAGTTGTCAGCATTGCAAAATCAAGAATACAAGGGAGAGGATGAAGCCAAGATAAACAAGACCAAGGCCTCGATAACAAGGCTGCAATCACTAATTATTGTCACATCTCAGGCTGTCTCTACCACCTCTATTGCCATTATCGGGCTTAGAGACAGTAATCTTGTTCCTCAGCTTGTTGAAATCTGTCATGG CTTGAGGTATATGTGGGGGTCAATGCATCAATACCATGAAGTTCAGAGCAACATTGTACAGCAAGTCCGTGGCCTTATAAACAGATCAGTGAAAGGTGATTCCACTTCTGAACTGCATCGGCAGGCAACACGAGATCTTGAGTCTGCTGTCACTGCGTGGCACTCTAGTTTCTGTCGCTTAATAAAATTTCAACGTGATTTTCTCTGCTCCCTCCATGGCTGGTTCAAGCTTTCCCTTCTCCCTCTCAGCAACGACAATGTTGATGGCAATGCAGACCCTTCTGGTGTATATGCATTTTGCGACGAGTGGAAGCTTGCTCTTGAACGTGTACCTGACACAGTAGCTTCTGAAGGTATCAAAAGTTTCATCAATGTTGTCCGTGTGATATCTGCCAAACAAACTGAAGAGCTTAAGATTAAGAAGCGAACAGAAAATGCATCAAAGGAGCTTGAGAAAAAGGCATCATCTCTCCGGAACATAGAAAGGAAGTTCTACCACTCGTACTCTATGGTTGGTATAGGGCCTCCTGATTCGGGATCTGATCATGGACCGGTTCTGGATGCTCGGGATCCCCTTTCTGAAAAGAAATCAGAGCTTGCAGCTTGTCAAAGGCGGGTGGAAGATGAAATGATGAGGCATGCCAAAGCAGTAGAGGTAACTAGAGCAATGACCCTGAATAATCTTCAAACAGGCTTGCCCGGCGTTTTTCGAGCATTAACCAGCTTTTCTGGTGTATTTACTGAGGCACTTGACTCTGTATGCTCCCGTTCCTATCATATCAAATAG